One stretch of Cygnus atratus isolate AKBS03 ecotype Queensland, Australia chromosome 26, CAtr_DNAZoo_HiC_assembly, whole genome shotgun sequence DNA includes these proteins:
- the LOC118260075 gene encoding activated RNA polymerase II transcriptional coactivator p15-like, with product MTGAEEPARPSGRGPGGGGGGEGAKKRKKEMSSKSEKRPESEARPPGVTAKPQGQDSEEEGMFQIGKMRYVRVSCFKGKVLVDIREFYVDKEGDMKPGRKGIALSAEQWNQLKKIIPDIDAAVKIF from the exons ATGACCGGGGCCGAGGAGCCGGCGAGGCCGAGCGGCCGTGGgcccggaggaggaggagggggggagggggcgaaG aaaagaaagaaagaaatgtcttctaagTCAGAGAAAAGGCCAGAAAGTGAGGCCAGACCTCCAGGGGTGACAGCAAAGCCTCAGGGACAAGACAGCGAAGAAGAGGGCATGTTCCAG ATTGGGAAGATGCGATATGTCCGAGTGTCCTGCTTCAAGGGGAAGGTCCTCGTGGACATCAGGGAGTTCTATGTGGACAAGGAGGGAGACATGAAGCCGGGGAGGAAAG GGATTGCCCTGTCTGCAGAACAGTGGAACcagctgaagaaaatcattCCTGATATTGATGCTGCAGTCAAGATATTCTAA